The genomic interval tcaagattgctgggagaaatatcagtaacctcagatatgcagatgacaacacccttatggtagaaagtgaaagaactaaaaagcctcttgatgaaagtgaaagaggagagtgaaaaagttgacttaaagctcaacattcagaaaactaagatcatggcatctggacccatcacttcatgggaaatagatggggaaacagtggaaacagtggcctactttatttttctgggctccaaaatcactgcagatggtgattgcagccaggaaattaaaagatgcttactccttggaaggaaagttatgaccaagctagacagcatattaaaaagcagagacattactttgtcgacaaaggtccgtctagtcaaggctatggtttttgcagtagtcatgtatggatgtgagagttggactgtgaagaaagctgagtgtggaattgatgcttttgaactgtggtgttggagaagactcttgagagtcccttggattgcaaggagatccaaccagtccatcctaaaggaaattggaaggactgattttgaagctgaaattccaatattttggccacgtgatgcgaagagctaactcatttgaaaagaccctgatgctgggaaagattgaaggcaggaggataaggggacgacagaggatgagatggttggatggcatcactgactcaatggacatgagtttgggtagactccgggaattggtgatggacaaagaggcctgatgtgctgtggttcatggggtcacaaagagtcggacacgactgagtgcctgaactgaactgaactgaattgtgctAAACATCTTATGATAATCtataagggaagagaatctgGAAAACAccgtatgtgtatacatgtactgaatcactttgttgtacatctgaaactaacacaatattgtaaatcaactatgcatcagtaaaaacaaattaaaatatattgaaaacttAGAAATGGTCTACAAGTCCTCATAGGACCAAGCTCTCCCAGTTACATCTCCCTCTGACAGCCTCAGCTTCCCCTACTCACTCTACTTTTGCCACACTGGCTCCCTATCTGTTCTTTGTACCGGCCCCGTGGTCTGTGGCCTTAGGAATTTTTCCTGACTACATTCTCTCAAGAAGCATCACGTCCACAGATGTCGCCCTCTCAAAGAAACCTATCTGCATCACCCAATATAAATTTATGAAAACCACCACCTCTTGCCCTGATAGACTTTTCTCCATACCACTTATGATCTTCTCATAGACAAGAAAATATACTCATTGAAGAGCAGGGTCATTTCTCTCTCCCCGTAGATTGTAAATGTTCTTCCAGCAGGCATTTAGTGCAATGTTGGTTCAACATCTTCACAACTTTGAAAGGTATACATAATAAGCACGTGATACATACTGACTGTAGGAATGAGTGATTTGTTTTGAACCCAGAGTAACCATTTTTCCTCATGGAGGTACATTTCATATTGTTTGTTTCCCAGATTACATGAGGGTCAGCAGAAATGGAGAAAGTCGCATGGAAGCTTACCACCAAGTTTCCAGTGTGATATATTTGGAAATATTATGATGCCTCAAAGGAATGAGAGTTTATAAATGAAACATCAGCTATAAAAGTTCAGGAAATATCAAAAAGCTCCCAAATGATTATCTAAATAAGCTATGTGCCCAGAGAGCATTCAGGCCAGGGCAGCCACACCACTGGACCCTCACAGAGCTGTGGACCATCATCAGTGAGGGGCAAAATGAATGAGTTTTTGATATAATGACCATCCCAAATTTCCATATGGAATGCCATGATAACCCACtaggagaaaaatagaaactatttTATAAGTGAAGGCAAATATATTAGAAGCCCAAATACAACTCTGTGTATTAGCTTTCTGATATTCAGGCTTTCCCAAGGCGAAAAGCAAGGTCTCCAACAATACACATGTTGATCAAAGAGCCGTGGGAGCAACATTTAAGGAGACACCCATCCTGTCTAGGGCCATGATTATAATGTAAAGTAGTATTTTCAACCACATCCGAAATTAAAATATAGCCATTACATTATATAGACTCAGAACCTTCAGGTTCTATGAGAAAGAAATATCAAACATGTCTTACCCCTGAATTTAGCTCAGCATTATCCAGctgttccattttattttcatatcaaaGGAGAATACAGCCCAGGCTTGGAACTAATACCTTCTAGGCACTGATATTTTAATTTGATCGTCTTCCATATTATAGGACCACTCTCCTCTTGGGATCTGGCACTGAGGGAAGCTGATTTAAATCTGAAACTCTTTGACTTCAAAGAGCGTTCTGTGCTCAGGTTAGAACCACAGTGGAAAGAGAGAGATAATAAACTccaaaaaacacagaaattatTTGATATCCTGAAGCTTTTGTCTATTTCCGCCTATCAATCTATAAAATAATCTTAGCAATTTAAGCAAAGCTAGTCAAACATCAAAAGAAACTGAGAATTGGGGTAAGCTTTATCTCTTCCAGTATCCATCAGTGttcattttaaagaactttttataCTCAAGTTTATatattactccttggaaggaaagttatgaccaacctagatagcatattcaaaagcaaagacattactttgctaacaaatgttcgtctaggcaaggctatggtttttcctgtggtcatgtatggatgtgagagctggactgtgaagaaggctgagtgccgaagaattgatgcttttgaactgtggtgttggagaagactcttgagagtcccttggactgcaaggagatccaactagtccattctgaaggagatcagccctgggatttctttggaaggaatgatgctaaagctgaaactccagtactttggccaactcatgtgaggagttgactcattggaaaagactctgatgctgggagggattgggggcaggaggagaaggggacgacagaggatgagatggctggatggcatcactgacttgatggacatgagtctcagtgaactctgggagttggtgatggacagggaggcctggcgtgctgcgattcatggggtcgcaaagagtcggacacgactgagcgactgatctgatctgatctatttatatatatagggattccctggtggctcagacagtaatgagtctgcctgcaatgcaggatacccaggttcgatccctgggttgggaagatcccctggagaagaacatggcaacccactccagtattcttgcctggagaatccccacggatgGAGGGGaatggtaggctacagaccatacggtcgcaaagagtcggacacaactgagcaacttcactttactttctttcatatatatgtatgtatatacatacatatgctatgctatgctaagtcacttcagtcgtgtccgactctgtgtgaccccatagacagtagcccaccaggctccctcgtccctgggattctccaggcaagaacactggagtgggttgccatttccttctccaatgcacgaaagtgaaaagtgaaagtgaagtcgctcagtcgtgtccgactattagcgaccccatggactgcagcctaccaggcttctctgtccatgggattttccaggcaagagtactggagtggggtgccattgccttctccgatatatatacatatatatatatatatatatatacacacacatatatatacacacacacacacacacacacacacacacgggctgaTTTTTACCTAGAGagataatagcaaaaaaaaaaaaaagggaggaaataaaTATGATAAAGAAGAGTATTATTCAAGAGAAACTAATTTATCAGaagttattataaattttatccaTTATATGAAACATTCTTCTGTtcaaagaaacagataaaaatggataaattataaCCACTCTTCATATTTTAATACAGTTCATCAAATTTTATCATGCATTTCTATAAGCTTGAATTATATGAACTTGGAAATAAAGAAACTAAACAggaataaataaagcaaatgcCAAGAATTCTTCAATACTGGGAGTAGTAAGTGAGCTGTGGAGGAAAAGGTCATCGAAAAACTTGATTTTAGGACAAAAAGATTTTATCAGAACTCCCTTCAGGCTCATCCTCTTCCAACTCTTCAAAAACAGGGCAAAACATAAACAaagcagctgctaagtcacttcagtcgtgtccgactctgtgcgaccccagagacagcagcccaccaggctcccccatccctgggattctccaggcaagaacactggagtgggttgccatttccttctccaatgcatgaaagtgaaaagtgaaagtgaagtcactcagttctgtctgactcctagggaccccatggactgcagcctaccaggctcctctgtccatgggattttctaggcaaaagtactggagtggggtgccattaacaGAAACTCTCTAAAGAAGCCAGTGGAGTAAAACTACTTTTCACAAAGGTAAAGAATAATTTAAGTATAATGCAGTGTGGTATAAGAGATCATTGTCAATAAATTCAGGAAAAGGTAATGTTTAAAtcaccaggttttttttttaatacatcacAAGTGAATTCCATAATAACATATATGTATTGAAAAAATAACCACCAGCTCATTTACTTCAAATAAACCACTTTTTCAAATTTAGAATTAGGGTAAAAGATTTTTTCCatctcatttgctttttaaaatagaaggacTTCATaatctggaaaaatatattttaaaatgatccaaATATTATATCAATTGATCATTCTAATCATCATCTCATAATGATGATTTCCTTCCTAAGAATTAATAAATCAGGCTAAAATTATAATGTATATGAGTTACTGCTTTGTTGCAAtaaatctcagtttttaaaaaaatggcttcAAGATTCCGTAGACTTCAATTACTATAAATGTCATCTCAGTCAGCATAAGAAACATTACCTGAGCAAGCTATTCATTGAACAACAGTTTCTTAGTAcagagaatggagaaaataatacgGCCAATCTTACACAGTCATAACAAAAATAACAGACATAGTCTCTTCTAATTAAATTTTAACTGCTTTGTGTAACTACTGTGATGGTTCATGATTCACAGAGAGTATTTGATCTTGTTTCTATAATTATCATTGGTATTATCACTAGTTGATGATAAGACCAGTATTCTTATGTGTCCACATACATTCATCTGGGACCATCTTTTGTATATTTGGTCAGGTTgtttaacatttctgaaatgcCAACTGCTTTCCTCTTCATTAAGCTAAATCCTAAACATTGGAACATAAATCTTCCAACATTTATGACAATGTACCTCACTAACCATATCCCATAATAATATTCTCTGAATTCAGtgaacttttataattttatacataatCTGTATTATACTGTTAATATTGCCTTGTCCTTGTTTTCTAGGTTTACTGTAAATTTACTAAGTCTCTACAGCTTCTccacattatgtatatatatgtatgcttgcatgcatgctaagtcgcttcagttgtgtccagccctttgtgatcctatggactgtaccctaccaggctcctctgtccatggaattctccaggcaagaatactggagtgggttgtcatttccttctccgggggtcttctgacccagggatataacccgcgtctgtttcctgcattggcaggagggttctttaccactaatgccacctgggaaactcataTACATGTATGCTTTTCTGCtacataaaatttgttttttaagacaAAGGATTATctcttccttaaaaataaaacacacatccTCTAAAAAGCTAGTATAGCGGTGGGCATACAGTAGATGCCTCATGCACGCTTTTTAAGGTGAATCATATTGTAACCTTAATAGGTTAAGATCTTGTTAATATAAGATCATGTGGCTCTTTGATCTTTTCCATGATTAGTTCACCACCCCAACAGAGATAGAATTGAACACAATCTCCATGGAATCAACCTGGATGCTCTAATGGTGTTATTTCAACACACTGAACTGAAAATCCCAATCCCTTTCTAAATACAGGcactttcataattttatttcacatgtATAATAATGACTGGATTCTAAGCTTTCTATCTAACCACAGATAAACTCCACATCCTAAGTTACATGGGAACAGCTGGGAAGCTGGTAGAGGTGCCATTCTAGGGCAGAGGTGCCTTCTTCCAGAACAAATGAACCATGAATGCTATGGGTAACTCCTTCAAATGTTTCCCTTCTCATATTAAAATAGATGCTGATCCACATCCTTGTTCAACAGGTTATGTCGGAGGATTTAAAAGTCAATATTTCTCCTCTCTTAATTCTATTTCCCTATACCCAGCCTGTCCactctttctgtattttataatcaCTATGTATTTAGTatttgctatgctaagtcacttcagtcgtgtccaactctgtgtgactccagagatggcagcccaccaggctcccccatccctgggattctccaggcaagaacactggagtgggttgccatttccttctccaatgcatgaaagtgaaaagtgaaagtgaagtcgctcagtcgtgtccgactattagcgaccccatggactgcagcctaccaggctcctccatccatgggattttccaggcaagagcactggggtggggtgccattgccttctccgatttagtGTTTAgaataaagcaaataattttCACATACAAAGGAAATTTCTATTCTATTTTGccatatacatattaatatataactaaATACATATTGATTTAGCTTGAGGTTTatggaaaacaataaagaaatgaacattgtagaaggggaaaaaattaataataataaataaatgccagcaaaagaaatagaaagttttCAAATTGATTTCACAATCATTTGGGGCTTGAcatataaaattccattttacaCTAATCCTATCTACTATTCTATCAGTACAGGATATCTTGGTAGATAATACGGTTCATGttattaaataaatcataaatgtaTCATATTCCCAAATCTCATCTAACTGCTCTAAATTCCGTCTGTGGGATCAATAATATAACTCATTATGCCTGGGAAAAAAATGCCCTTAAGGCCATAGATATAAAAAGTTACCATAAGAGGATTTGCAAAATCAAAGAGGTTTTCAGAAACATGCACAATTTTAAACAGATTATAGTTCATCCACACATTCAAATACACCAAGTCTTACATCCTCTTGCACTACCTCCTTGTAGGAGCAGAATGAATATCATAATCATTGATTTTCCCCTGGAAAAAAATTCTTCTATTTTCAAAAGAAGCATGCACCATGCAACGTGCAAAAGAAATACCTTGGGTTTCTTATTCTCAGGGCCTGCTGACATGGACAATGCACAAGGTGAACTCAGCTCCTTGGTTCTTGTTAGACAGAAGGGAGGTGACGGAGCTGAGACAGATGATCTGTGGTCAGATATAGAGCTTTCGGATTTCCCAAGTCTTGAAGGCAGGGAAAGATTTGGGTGCAGCGTGGAGGGACTGAGCTGGTGTGTTTTTGTGGGAGGATTAGCCAGGGGGAGAGCAGAGGACCCCAGACAGGGAAGAGAGGCAGAGCTGGAGCTGGAGacaggggctgggggtgcagtAGACGGAATCTGCCCTTGGCTAGAGACCGGCGCTCGTGCGCTCTTAGATCGGTTTATCAGGTTTGAAAGAGCTGGGGACGGATGGTAGCGTCTCTCTGGTGAGGAGAGCATGGCCCTTGGGTTAGTgggaggagacacagaagacgatGTGGAGGAAGGTGATGTAGAGGCACGTGAGCAGATATCCCTGGGCTTTCCCGGGCCTCTGGGGTCAGCATCCTGTCTGCCTTTCGAAGACAGAGGAGAAAAGCTTGGAGGGACGGGAGGCAGACCCACAGAGCTGGAGGTACCAGTTTGCAGCTGGGAAGTCACTGGGCTGCTCTTCAGAGTCGGGGATGGCATTTTCTCTACAATCACAGAAGCGAAGCTGCTACCGCCCTGTTTTGGGGGAGAAAGGGCCGatgcctggggagggggtgcagctttggtgggagaaggaaaggggaaggatGGCTGGCTGAGGTCGGAAACCGGGTTTTCCCTTTGCTCTGGAGACCCTGATCGCAGGGAGCAACTTGAGAGGGATTTCTTAGGTGTGGGTGGGGTTTGTTTGACTTTTTGATCAAGCGTGAGCGTGGAGGAAGCCAGGGAGTTGAGAGAGAAGGTGGGACAGGAGGCCGGGGAGAGGGGCCTTTGGTGAGAAGGGCTGGACTTCAGGATGGCGGTGAGGACGGAAAGCCTGGAGGGCACCGGGGGTTTCACCCCTGACCTCGAGAGGCTCCCGCTGGAGGACGCTTGGCTACAGACCGTAGAGGAGGAGCCGTGGAAAGGGGAGGGGAAAGCTCTGGGACTCGGCGAGAGCGAGTGCGTGACGATGCGCACGGGGATGTAGGAGGCTGCACTCGACTTCAGAGAAGCACCGGAGGCTGGTGAAGGAGAAGAGGCTCTCGGACTCTCTTTGGGACTAAGGACGTTCGAGGTGACCGTCTTCTTGAGGACTTCAGAAGTCTGCCCCGggttttgctgtgctgtgcttggacTGGATGAAGGAGACCCTGATAACTGAGCGGGTTGGGGGACCTGTGACGTCGAGGACGTGCCCTTCGGTGCAAAAAAAGGTGCAGAGTGAGCGGAAGTTTGAAAGTACGTGGTTGTTTCTTCCACCAGGGCCCCGCGGGCATCCAGCCTCCTCGAGTGGAACTCCTCCAGGACAGAGGCGCTGGCGAGGTCGCCTGGGGCAGGTGGTGTTTTCTGATTAGTtggagaaacaaaggagaaagcagGTGGTTTACGGGCAAGCTGCTCAGAGGCAGTGGGAGAAGTTAActagaggaaagagaaatagacaGGGTCATAGGACATCATTTGTGAAACTGTCAAAGGATTCTTGTCACTCGTGCGTTTATGCAAACAGTCCTATTCGTTTACACAAAAGGAAGCCCTTAAACCTCCCCTCAAATGGAAGAAACTCATTTTGCTAATGAGGCGTTTctttgaatttgaaataaaatataaataaatggtgAACTCTTAGACACTAGATCTCATTTATTCCCCAGAATACACAtcaatataaaattgtatttgcATGTCTCCCTTTGGAAAATAATTCACTGACAAAATCTAAAAGAGCTATCTTCTTTTGGAATTGGGTGATTTGAAAAGATTTAAATCATCattaatataaatttcaaaatgcaCTTTGGAACAggaaatagcttttcttccattgtAAGACTATAAACCATAATATGATAAAAATGATTACAATATTTCAAAAGTTTAACACACtttgtttaaaattctaaaaacttAGACTTTTCCTACACATTGTAAACCTGAAAATAATGGCCAGAATTCAAAAGATACAGCACCCAACATCAACATACAATGATAAATTGAGAATGAAAGCCAAGGGTGAAATAGGAATGGAGTTTTagcttatgaaaaatattttccctaATTACTTGTCAGAATGAACAGTTAACAAATGATGTGAGTTATGCTGGAAGGAATGAATAGATAAGCATAGTACTTTATAAATGCAATCTGCCTGAAACAATGCAATTCACCAATCCacatcaaataaaaagaaaataaagaaatcatgtCCAAAAGTGGTTAGGGAGAGCCCATAAAGTAACTGGGTATCTATATTcttgtgctattttttttaattatcctgTATTTTAAAACAAGTACTGAAATTATAAATGATTCTAAAGCCAAATCTTTTAAAGAGCAGtttcctttcaaaattatttaatggAGTCTCTCAGTCCATaagggaaaggaaaatatttgtacCAAAGAATTTAGAACATATCTGttatcaaaaatattaataaatatttattaagttatatatgttatataatattatatatatttagtatatatcaGATAAGCTTACAACCATAATAATTAACTTAGCAAGAGCTTCATTTATAAACTCAGTAAAAGATATTtcttgattttgctttttaacatgttaaaaAGGTGCCCATCAGACCGAATGCAAAGATTTTCACATCAGAGCTTTGAgtcctaaaaatatttaaaactgataaATGCAAACAACTCATCCAAAACTTATGTTTCTGAATTAATGTACCCaaaatattcctttcttttcatatGTAAATTTGTTTGTAAATTTGCAACACAGAATTCTTGccacataaataatttttgaatattttggcATGTAACCCAGAATACTGAAAATCAGGGATAATTGAAAATCAAGCAGAATTCAATAAAATTGAGATAGAAAGTTTAACAACCTCCTCACATAAGTTCTACTTAGAAACAATTCTGCTTATCCAGTGTTTGTAAAACCAACTCATAAGATTAGTTGTAAGTGAAAGTTCTCTGTTTCCAATGATTGATCTCTTCTcacagaaggaatgaagaaattTCAAGAGTATGTAGAGTCTCTTTTTATGTTATGCCATAGCTTTTggtataaaaaaattttaaattaatcacAGCCACAAAAATCCCATTACCTTTTCAGCCATGTTTCCAAATAACTTCATTTTATATAACAAACTCACTAATTCATCCTGATTATCCTGTTAAAATCACAGGACTGTGATTTTGAGGGTCTCATCAGAAGAAAAGACTCTTCTCTCCAACTTCCTCAAGACCATGGCTTCTAATTAATTACCAAACATTCTATTGCATGAAGTCCTGTCTTACCTAATATAAGTAATTCTAAAACTTGATTACTGAAAAACTAAGAAAAGTTCAAAGAGAAAGATTCTGAAGAGTCTAagaatgtttttattatatttttctaatcaATGTACTAATAAGCATttgcaatatatttttcaaattttatattatcctaaattatactaaaataaaaatatggtacCATATTCTTATAAAATTCCCAGGAGAGGAGAATGCCTTTTGTAACATGTAAATGAAAAAGATTCATTTCTTGAGTTCCTCTtattaataagttaaaaaaaaaagagggtataAAGACATGAATAATTTTATGCAGAAAGAAAGGATGGATACCTGTCAAAATTTAGTCAACTTACTCAGAATAGGCCTTTTATTTTGCCTCTCACCTGTAAACCCCTAACAGGGGATAATACACTTCTCTAGTGCCTGCAAATTATTTCAACCCCTTCATCCTCTCCCATTAATACCCTCTGTTCTGTTCTCTAGGTTTGTTACTGATGTACTCTAATTCCTTCTCTCTCAAGCCTGTTCTCTGTCCTCTCCTCCATTTATCTTCTAACCTGACCTTTGTTGATGCCTTTGCTTCAGAAACTTCTCTAAAAACACTGCTGACCGTGTTCTCTCATCCCCAGCTCTCTTCTGATTCCTTGAAACCCCCTCACCATATGCTTCCTTCCAAATCATTTCCAAAGCTTTCTCCTAGAAAAACTATCCTGAGCTCTGAATACATTCACAATAATCCCCATAACAGAGGATGCTTGCAATGTTCTGCTCTCATCAGGTGGATGATCCTTATCCTAAATCCACCCTTGGATCCTGCATAATAGAGATTATCAGTTATTTGAACAACCAATCTCTGTAATAGAGCTGCCTTGTCATTTTAGTAAGTCTAAAATTAACTGTTTCTCAAcactattcataataaccaacatatggaaataacctaaatgtccttcaacagatgaatggataaagaagacgtgatacatatgtgaaatggaatattattcaaccataaaaaagaatgaaataacaccatctgcagcaacatggatgcaactagagattatcatactaagcaaagtaagtcagaaaaagaaagacaataccatatggtatcacttacatgtggaatctaaaatatgacacaagtgtaCTTAacttcaaaatagaaacagactcagagacagaaaatagacttgtggttgccaggggagaaAGGTTTGGGGGAGAGATgagtgggagactggggttagcAGGTACAAAGCATTACAtgcaggatggataaacaagagccaactatatagcacagaggactatattcagtatcctatgataaaccacaaaggaaaagaatttgcaaaagtatatatatatatatgtgtgtgtgtgtatatataatttaatcattttgttgtacTGTAGAAATTAATAGCATTGTAAATaaacaatacttcaataaaaattaacaaataaaattaactgCTTCTGTGTATATTCAGTTTTTTCCCAGCGTGTCCATGGATTCTGAGACATCAGACTCCAAGCCAGAGTGCCTGATCTGCTGCCGCCTGATGTTCTGAATAGTGACGAAGATTTGAACCAGGTTGGTCCATATATACAGTTGTACTCTTTCCCCTCAACTGACACAGTCATACAAGGCAGAAACTTCTGATTCTCCCGTGTCCTCAAATGCAGTCCTTACGTTGTAACAGCTAGGTCTCCCAACATACCTACTGCTCTGTCCTCTTCTCACAGATGGACATTCATAGTGCCATCAACACCTCCCCATACCTACCATGAACCGATTGTTCCTTCACAACAGAGCCCTTCTCTTATGACCCAGGCTCATCTCCCTCAACCCCTGCTAGTTTGcattttaggttttaaaattacttttttaatctCAACCTTTTGCAAGCACTGTCAACATTCTGTCTTGTTCTTTTGCAGATCCACTTGGCAAGTTGTTATTCTTAAATCAGTCCCACCAACTGTCCTTATGCTCCTAGATCTAGTTTACCTAAagccactattttaaaaaatctaatataaTCCTGTTGATTGGCAGGGCCACTGCACTTATTTATGAGTTTGTCCTGCATAAGGGTATCAACTGAGAGTGAGAAAGGCGTTTCTTGAACGAGGCAGAGGGGGTCCCTGTCTCTAGTTCACCCATGCGCTGGTAAGGCACTGTGGATGGGCACCAACATAAATGTAAGCTCTGTAAATCTCAGCAGGGCTGTGTACCACTCACCTT from Bos indicus isolate NIAB-ARS_2022 breed Sahiwal x Tharparkar chromosome 23, NIAB-ARS_B.indTharparkar_mat_pri_1.0, whole genome shotgun sequence carries:
- the MLIP gene encoding muscular LMNA-interacting protein isoform X7, translating into MDFEKHGKGSLLNENLEEKLTVSSGDSEAKPLIFTFVPTVRRLPTHSQLGDTSKYIVKIPEEPSDKTPETVNRFDSSEYFTLNVGRQQERERGALTCPSEAEDKASQGRESKEKKPQGMQQSDLFKAEYVFIVDSEGEEEVPGRKGDQGPPVGTGPPAARPASLAISSSLASDAVRPKTRGADLQAPSHPERPQAMASQQRHGQLTSPTASEQLARKPPAFSFVSPTNQKTPPAPGDLASASVLEEFHSRRLDARGALVEETTTYFQTSAHSAPFFAPKGTSSTSQVPQPAQLSGSPSSSPSTAQQNPGQTSEVLKKTVTSNVLSPKESPRASSPSPASGASLKSSAASYIPVRIVTHSLSPSPRAFPSPFHGSSSTVCSQASSSGSLSRSGVKPPVPSRLSVLTAILKSSPSHQRPLSPASCPTFSLNSLASSTLTLDQKVKQTPPTPKKSLSSCSLRSGSPEQRENPVSDLSQPSFPFPSPTKAAPPPQASALSPPKQGGSSFASVIVEKMPSPTLKSSPVTSQLQTGTSSSVGLPPVPPSFSPLSSKGRQDADPRGPGKPRDICSRASTSPSSTSSSVSPPTNPRAMLSSPERRYHPSPALSNLINRSKSARAPVSSQGQIPSTAPPAPVSSSSSASLPCLGSSALPLANPPTKTHQLSPSTLHPNLSLPSRLGKSESSISDHRSSVSAPSPPFCLTRTKELSSPCALSMSAGPENKKPKALDEPAKTDSISKDSTLDPPLELCSPAQLRQQTEELCATIDKVLQDSLSMHSSDSPSSSLQTFLGSDTIKMPTTLPRAAGRETKYANLSSPSSTVPESQLTKPGVIRPAPVKSKILLKKEEEVYEPNPFSKYLEDNSDFFSEQDVPAPPKPVSLHPLYQTRLHPPAKSLLRPQTRPHADGLTPGPFSHLSSFSLSDEQENSHTLFSHNAYNKLSHPMMAIPEHETLDSKEEVRTAVLSSGETGV
- the MLIP gene encoding muscular LMNA-interacting protein isoform X1, whose translation is MDFEKHGKGSLLNENLEEKLTVSSGDSEAKPLIFTFVPTVRRLPTHSQLGDTSKYIVKIPEEPSDKTPETVNRFDSSEYFTLNVGRQQERERGALTCPSEAEDKASQGRESKEKKPQGMQQSDLFKAEYVFIVDSEGEEEVPGRKGDQGPPVGTGPPAARPASLAISSSLASDAVRPKTRGADLQAPSHPERPQAMASQQRHGQLTSPTASEQLARKPPAFSFVSPTNQKTPPAPGDLASASVLEEFHSRRLDARGALVEETTTYFQTSAHSAPFFAPKGTSSTSQVPQPAQLSGSPSSSPSTAQQNPGQTSEVLKKTVTSNVLSPKESPRASSPSPASGASLKSSAASYIPVRIVTHSLSPSPRAFPSPFHGSSSTVCSQASSSGSLSRSGVKPPVPSRLSVLTAILKSSPSHQRPLSPASCPTFSLNSLASSTLTLDQKVKQTPPTPKKSLSSCSLRSGSPEQRENPVSDLSQPSFPFPSPTKAAPPPQASALSPPKQGGSSFASVIVEKMPSPTLKSSPVTSQLQTGTSSSVGLPPVPPSFSPLSSKGRQDADPRGPGKPRDICSRASTSPSSTSSSVSPPTNPRAMLSSPERRYHPSPALSNLINRSKSARAPVSSQGQIPSTAPPAPVSSSSSASLPCLGSSALPLANPPTKTHQLSPSTLHPNLSLPSRLGKSESSISDHRSSVSAPSPPFCLTRTKELSSPCALSMSAGPENKKPKQYKTKSSYKAFAAIPTNTLLLEQKALDEPAKTDSISKDSTLDPPLELCSPAQLRQQTEELCATIDKVLQDSLSMHSSDSPSSSLQTFLGSDTIKMPTTLPRAAGRETKYANLSSPSSTVPESQLTKPGVIRPAPVKSKILLKKEEEVYEPNPFSKYLEDNSDFFSEQDVPAPPKPVSLHPLYQTRLHPPAKSLLRPQTRPHADGLTPGPFSHLSSFSLSDEQENSHTLFSHNAYNKLSHPMMAIPEHETLDSKEEVRTAVLSSGETGV